The region TGTGTTTCCTTCATGTGGCCCTGCTTAAATTTCCTGTTTCCTCCTCACTTGGCAGTGACTGCCCTTGGATCAACACCAGTTTGCTGTGACAGCAAGTTGCAGACCGTTGTTCAAACAAAGGAGCAGCAAGAAGTGTTTTCTTGCCACAATGTTCGGCATCAATGAAGCACATCTGAAATAGCCTCCAGCTCCGCTGTCAGGTCTTCAGGAGGATGCTGCAGCTTTGGCAGGGACTCAGAATCAATTTTTGAACAGAATCAATTAGGAAGCTGGAAAATTGAACGTGATGCTGCATAGATTTGACGTGCTCAGGCTGCTTAGCGTTGAGATGACTCAGTCGTGGTGTTCTTGGCACGTGCACAGGGAGAGGGTTCAATGAAGGGCTGCTTTACCAAGGGAAAATGAGATCTAGTTACCCGAAGCTGGGGTGTGTCAAACTGGAAACGGGCTGCAGATTTTCCTGATTTCACCATTGGAACCCTACATCATAGGATGGGTTGGATGGGATTGCCTGAAATCTTTGTTTAGGTTGAGGATATTCTGTGAGAGATGTTTCAGTTTTACTGCAGAGATAAATGAGTGACGGAATTTTCTTTATGGTGCTTCTAACTTGGGTTATGCCCAGAATCCAACCTGATGTTTGTGAGTAGCCACACCTGGTCTTAGTAGTTTCAGGTCCCTGCTTAAAAATGCAAGATTATTTCAGTTGCTGTAAACTaactattttctctctccttttgagGTGTGAAGTGTTGTTTTTCCAGTAATTTGGACCTTTTTTGAAGTGCCCGCTTGCCTAATGCCATGAATATTGCGGTGaacaatgtggaagaaaaagcTGTTCATTCCTGGTCGAGAATTTCCTCTGCAGGACAGAAAGTGCTGGAGGAAGCCCTCCGAGTCTTCAACCCGATGTCCAAGGACCTTTCGGACACAGAAACCCAACTGGTGGCCTTCATTCAGAGCCTGAAGGAGGAGGGCTACCAGCCCACAATTCTGAGGAGTAAGGATGTGTACGGGTACAGCTCGTGCACGGCAGACACGCCGAGTCAGACAAAAGAGAGCACCCCACACAACTGCGCCAGCGCCGCCGAGTCTGCTAAGAGCCCGGCTAGAAGCACCGCGGCCGTGGCAAAGGTGTCTGCTTCGCCCACCAGCGTTGCCGTGAACTCTTCGAAAGTCTCCGCTCAACCTGTCTCTAAAGGGGATTCCACAAATCTCCTCTTGAGCTCTTTGAAGCAGACGAGATCGGGCACGTCCAAGGCCGCGGCAGTGGGTTTCCCTACAAGCATGTATCCTGACGTGTATCCAGCCATGAGACTGTCGGTAGTTCTGGAAGCTCTGGTGCCGCTGAAAACTACTGCGTCCTGTTTGGAGTCCAAGTACACGCGAGGGCGTCTTGGGATCTCGCCCTCGGACCTTAAACTCCTTAAGGCTTCGAGTCCACCGAGGCAGTTTTCTTCAGGCAAGACCACTAAAGTAACAGAAGGTAAGGGGTACAGGCGTTTGATAAAGAAAGCACCGGATTCTGCCACCCTCACTTTAAATCTTTTGAAGGGACCAAAGGGTGGAGTGCTGCAGGAGAGCAATGCTTGCAAAGCCTCGGGAGTCCTCAACGGGAGGGTCACAGGCAGCTCGTCCCAGGGCTGCACCGCAGCACCGCAGTCCAAGAGCTTGAAAATGAAAGATAAGGAAGCACTGGTGGGGAAAGCAGAATGGAAGGACAGCAGCACTTACCGGGAAAGTGTTGGGCAAAAGAAGAGAAGagctacagaaacaaaagaagcaccacagagaaagaaagcaaataccaTTCCTGTCCGAAATAAATCTCGACGAGCTCCGAGCACTTTGAACCTGCTGAAATTCCGGGCCATCAAGGTGGGCAACTCTTCCTCTGATGATGAAGTGAGGAGGAGAGCACAGAAGATTCTTAGGGTCAATCTGTCCCCCGTGATCCGAATTCAGCCCTTGTCCCACTCTCACAGCGTCCCCTGAGTTTCTTCACtttgtcacatttttttttatgtaagtaAAATACGAGCCCGGCACCAGAGCGTGGAGAAGTTTAAGGGCGACTCTGGATCTCTGGTGCCGATCTGTCGACTAACCTGCAGACGGAGCAGCCTGCTCTCGTGCAGTTTCTGCCTGTCACCACTGCTCTGCagaactgcagaaatacaaaaaccTGTTTGAGAACACGGGATGGTGACTCTGGCCCGTGGCGAGCCCAGCAGGCTGGAGGAGGGCTCGCTTCCCGCGGGCGCTCTTCTGAACGTGGCAGGCTGTGCGCTCACGCAGGGGTAAAACAGGGGACTTTCTCATGACATTGATGCACTGTGATACTGCTCTTTTTCAAGCTGTAcatttactggttttattttgatcaaattttataactttattatCAATATATCTATATATCCATATATGTGCATATGGCCCAGGAACTGTGGGAAGATGCACTTCCTCCATCCCTCTGGGATTGGGTTCGATAGCTTTTGTTCCCCCTCCCCTTCAGCCAGTCTTTTGTTGAAAGGTGCCAGGATTTCTTTGTGATTCAGTGTTGTGACAGCCTGTTCTGGGCTCTCTTGAGCAGCTCAGAGGCAGGCAGAGTTATAGCCACTTGTTTCTCTCCAGATATGCCAAACAATTTGGAGAATTACCAGTTGATAGTTGACTATAGTTATAATCATTCTTTTGGTTTTACCTCTGCGTAAGAGTGGGGGAGTGTTACAGGGCTGTTGCCTGCAAGTCTGCCTGATATCTCTAGGTGCCTCCTCCGTTCGCTGGTAGCAGAAGCTCCGAACTCATGGTAGGGTTTGCCTCCAAAGAGCGATTCCTCCTCAGCACCCAGTTGCTCTGCTCTCCTGTACCCCAGGTGCAGATGTAGAGCATGAACTGTGACTGTTACAACCGAGGGGCTGGAGTTGTTAGCAGGAATTGCGTAAAGTGTCCTGCCCACCACCTGACTGCTGTGCTGTTGCTGTGATGTTTCAGGAGCAGGTTCTAGGTGCCAGCAGAGAAGGCACAGGCTGTGTTTGAATGTATTAGATACACCCTGCCGGTCCCAGAGCTCAGTGGGGTATTTGAGCCTGAGTTAAAGCAGAAGAGTGAAAGCATTGAGAGTATATACGCCAGTACTTAAACGTAGAGAGTTTCTGTTGGTTTGTGGGGGTGAAGCAGTCGGAGGGGAGATGGGTGCCGTGTGGTGATGGGTGACAGCTTTGCTGTGCCATCTGGGATGTTACGAGAAGGTGTGTGGCAGGTGTGAAAGCTCCTGGAGCGCAGGCTCTGCCCGTCCCCAGGAGGCACTGCGGAACCACTGCCGATGGCTGGACTGCATGCTGGCCGAGGTCGGGTCTGCTCCCCATGGGGAGGGATCTGCGAGCTCCAGGAGaaacaccatgctggagcagtaGATGCTGCCGCTGACACCGGGCAGCTGGGAGGGACAGCCTCGGCTGAGACTGTCTGCATTGGGATACTGCAAAAGCAGAACCTGGCGGTGTGGGGAGAGGAAGCAGCGTCGGGCCGGGCATGGACCTGGCTCTGTACGCTGCTGTACGTTcggatctctgcagcagcaggctGGTAATC is a window of Strix uralensis isolate ZFMK-TIS-50842 chromosome 10, bStrUra1, whole genome shotgun sequence DNA encoding:
- the CCDC71 gene encoding coiled-coil domain-containing protein 71, which translates into the protein MNIAVNNVEEKAVHSWSRISSAGQKVLEEALRVFNPMSKDLSDTETQLVAFIQSLKEEGYQPTILRSKDVYGYSSCTADTPSQTKESTPHNCASAAESAKSPARSTAAVAKVSASPTSVAVNSSKVSAQPVSKGDSTNLLLSSLKQTRSGTSKAAAVGFPTSMYPDVYPAMRLSVVLEALVPLKTTASCLESKYTRGRLGISPSDLKLLKASSPPRQFSSGKTTKVTEGKGYRRLIKKAPDSATLTLNLLKGPKGGVLQESNACKASGVLNGRVTGSSSQGCTAAPQSKSLKMKDKEALVGKAEWKDSSTYRESVGQKKRRATETKEAPQRKKANTIPVRNKSRRAPSTLNLLKFRAIKVGNSSSDDEVRRRAQKILRVNLSPVIRIQPLSHSHSVP